TGAGGCCCTGGGCCGCTTGCGCGAGGCGCACCGGGAGCTCTTCGGCGGCATCGACGTCTCCCACCTGGACGCGCGGTTCGTCGCGGACGACGGCCGCCTCGACATCGTCGCCATGCAGGCGGCGATCCGCCGTACGTGGGAGAACAACACCGGCCCGGTCGCCTTGTGGTCCGCCCGCCGTTGGCTCACCGGGCAGGGGCGGGAAGAGGAGCGGATCGGCCTGTTCCTGTGCCTGTGGATGGGCATCGCCCAGACGTACGAAGGCCTGCCGCCCTCGTACGCACGCGACTTGGCCGCCGCGCTCGCCACCATTGACCTGGACGTCTCCTGCGAGCATCCGCAGCATCCCTGGTCCACTGCCGATTCCACCGTGGAGTCCCGGTACCGCGCGGTGCTTCACCTGTACGCGCCGCAAGACCACCCCGACACCCCCGTGCCCGCCGAGCTCTCGGCCCGCGAACTGTGGGAGTGCCCGGTGCAGTACGCCCAGTTGACGCGGGCGGCGTTGGAAAACCTTGAGGGATGGCGCACCATGCGCGGCGGCGAGGACGAGGACTGGGAGGGCTGAGCGGTACGGGGCCGCTGCTGCGCTCGTACCAGTGGAGGCCGTCATGGAACGCGGCGCAGCGGTTCACTCGCGATTACGTGGCCGTTGGCATGCCCAGGGAGGGGGCGACCATGGCGAGCTGCATCAGTCGGCTCGCCACGGTGCCCGTTCACGGCTGCTCAGTCGAGACAGAACTCGTTGCCCTCGATGTCCTGCATCGCGATGCAGGACTCGTTCACACCATCGGCATGCAGGACGTACATGCGTACCGCGCCGAGCGCGACCAGCCGTTCGCATTCGGCCTCGAGCGCGGCCAGGCGCTCGTCACCCACGAGCCCGGTGCCGGCCCGCACATCAAGGTGCACCCGATTCTTGGCGACCTTGCCTTCGGGGACGCGCTGGAAGAACAGTCGCGGGCCCGCACCGGTGGGATCGACGCATGCGAACGCCGATCCCTGACGCTCGGGCGGCAGAGTGCGATCGAAGTCGTCCCACGTGGCGAACCCCTCCGGCGGCGGCGGTACGACGTACCCCAACACCTCGCACCAGAAACGGGCGACGCGCTCGGGGTTCGCGCAGTCGAAGGTGATCTGTACCTGCTTGATCGACGCCATCGGCCCACCATAGAGGCGGCATCTTTCGTTGTCGCCAGGTTTTCCCGGGGGTGCGCGTGGGGCGGCCCCCGGACACCGTGGAGGTGTGTCCGGGGGCCGCCGTCTCGGGGCGAAGCGCTTACCCGATGGTCGCGCCGAAGGCGGAAAGCGCCTCCGTGACCGGCTGGTAGTACGTGACGGCCGGTCCGCCGCCGCAGTCGCCGCTGCCGCCCGAAGTGAGGCCCAGGGCCTGGTTGCCGGCGAAGAGGGCGCCGCCGCTGTCGCCGGGCTCGGCGCAGACGTTGGTCTGGATCAGGCCGGTGACGCGGCCTTCCTTGTAGGTCACCGATGCGTTGAGTCCGGTGACCGTGCCGCCGTGCAGGCCGGTGGTGATGCCGCTGCGCTGGACGGGTTCGTCGATGACGGCGTCCCGGGCGCCGGTGATGGCCTGCGTGCCGTTGTAGAGGTTCACCTCGCTCGGGTGGGCGACCGCTCCGGCGGCGGGGTAGGCCGCGATGGCGTAGTCGTCGCCGGGGAAGCTCGACCCGTTGGCGGGGACGAGCGCGATCTCCGTGCCGCCGTCGGTCTCCGCCCAGCTCTTGATCGGGCCGCCGCAGTGCCCGGCCGTGAGGAAGGCGTCCGGCAGGCCCGCCCGCTTGACGTTGAAACCGAGCGAGCAGCGTCCCCGGAGGCTGGAGGTGCTGGAACCGTAGATCGCGTCGCCGCCCCGGACGAACAGCTTGAGCTCCGTGGTGGTTCTCTGCAGCTCCACCGTGTCGCCGAGGGGCTTGAGGACCGCGTTGAGGCTGGTCAGCTTCTCGCCCGTGACCGTGGGGTCGGCGGTGACGACGATCTTGTTGCTCTTCGGGTCCGAGACCCACGCGGTGCCGGGGATCTGCTCACTGGAGTTCAGGGTCGCCATGGTGGCGGCCAGCGTGTCGTCCGCGAAGCGGGCGGCCCGGGGCTGGGCGGCCGAGGCGTCGGCGCTGTACGGAGTGAGGGTGGCGGCGGCCAGTAAGGCGAGTGCGGTGGCTGCCAGGGCGGCGGCGCGGCGGAGTGGTGCGGATCGTTGCAAGGCATCTCCCGAGTGAATGCCGGAACCACGAGTCCGGAAGGCGAGCCCCCACGCCATGCGGCGCGGAAGCGGTCTCTATCCTCACAACGAGTGAATGGTCGATGTGCGCAGCGTAGTCGTGCGGCCGTCCAAACCGCTCGGAAAAGTGACAGAACCGCCAACTGGCGTTCGTCGGCCGACCGTCAGCCCGCGTCCGCTGCCCGGTCCGGCCGCCGTGTCGTCAGGGCGCCGTCCGACCCGTGGTCCCAGCGGTCACGCATCCCGTGGCGGCCCGTCGTACGGAACTTCCGTCGGCGGGCCGCCACGCGGCGTTCGTCATGAAGCGGTCCTGCGGGCCGTCGGGGCCAGCAGGGTCAGATGCGTGCCGGGACGGCCGGACCGGCGGCCGTTCGTGGTGCCGTAGACATCGGCCGGGCCGGCGGGCTGCCAGTGCCGGCCGAGCCGCTTGGCGGTGTACATGGCCTCGTCCGCGCCGCGCAGCAGATCCGACAGCCCGGCGCCCGGCCGGTCGGCCGTGCGGCACACGCCGATCGAGGCCCGGGGCGAGAGCGTGACGCCGCCGGTGTCGAGCGGGGCGGACAGGGCGGCGGAGAGGCTGTACGTCATCTCCGCGTCGACGTCCGCGTCCGGGGCGAGACGGACCAGGGCGGTGAACTCGTCGCCGCCGAGGCGGGCCGCGAAGCCGCCCCGCGCTTGGCACCACGCGCTCAGCCGCTTCGCGACCGCCGCGAGGACCTGGTCGCCGACGGCGTGACCGTGGGTGTCGTTGATCTGCTTGAAGCCATTGAGGTCGAGGAGCAGCACGGCCGCCTGCGGGTGCCGGATGGCACGCAGAGAGCGGGTGGTGAATTCCTCGCGGCACATCAGGCCGGTCAGCGGGTCCCTGCGGGCGCTGCGCAGCCGACGGACCAGGAAGCAGGCGTGGACGGCCCAGCCTATGGACGGCGCGGCGATCGGTAAGGCCTGGAGTATGAGGTTCATCTGACACCTTCCTGGAGGCGGCCGACGGCGGCGCCGACGGCATGGAGTCTGCGCGAAGCGGGCCGAACGGCGGTCGAGCGCGTCTCGACCGTCGCTGGAGCGCGTGGTGCGTGTGTCGGGCGCGCGTCCGAAGTACGAGTCGACGTGCTGATCCCGGCGGCGGGCGGGCCGGTCGATGACGGGCCGCCCATGCTGGACGTCCCCCGTTTCCGCGGTGAGGGAGCGCGAGGGAGCGGGGGCGGCGGCGCGGATCTCCCGGGCGGGCGGCGCAGGGCCATGGGCCCTGGGGCGGGCGGCGTGGACCATCCCATCGTTCGACCTGCGCGGGGAGCGCCCGGGGCCTTGTCCAAGATTGGCCACAATCATGCCGAAACGTTTCAGTGACTGGGGTGTACGGGCTCCGTGGGCAGGGTGAGGGGCTCGGGCGGGGGCTTGAGGGAG
The window above is part of the Streptomyces syringium genome. Proteins encoded here:
- a CDS encoding VOC family protein codes for the protein MASIKQVQITFDCANPERVARFWCEVLGYVVPPPPEGFATWDDFDRTLPPERQGSAFACVDPTGAGPRLFFQRVPEGKVAKNRVHLDVRAGTGLVGDERLAALEAECERLVALGAVRMYVLHADGVNESCIAMQDIEGNEFCLD
- a CDS encoding S1 family peptidase translates to MQRSAPLRRAAALAATALALLAAATLTPYSADASAAQPRAARFADDTLAATMATLNSSEQIPGTAWVSDPKSNKIVVTADPTVTGEKLTSLNAVLKPLGDTVELQRTTTELKLFVRGGDAIYGSSTSSLRGRCSLGFNVKRAGLPDAFLTAGHCGGPIKSWAETDGGTEIALVPANGSSFPGDDYAIAAYPAAGAVAHPSEVNLYNGTQAITGARDAVIDEPVQRSGITTGLHGGTVTGLNASVTYKEGRVTGLIQTNVCAEPGDSGGALFAGNQALGLTSGGSGDCGGGPAVTYYQPVTEALSAFGATIG
- a CDS encoding GGDEF domain-containing protein, which produces MNLILQALPIAAPSIGWAVHACFLVRRLRSARRDPLTGLMCREEFTTRSLRAIRHPQAAVLLLDLNGFKQINDTHGHAVGDQVLAAVAKRLSAWCQARGGFAARLGGDEFTALVRLAPDADVDAEMTYSLSAALSAPLDTGGVTLSPRASIGVCRTADRPGAGLSDLLRGADEAMYTAKRLGRHWQPAGPADVYGTTNGRRSGRPGTHLTLLAPTARRTAS